From a region of the Micropterus dolomieu isolate WLL.071019.BEF.003 ecotype Adirondacks linkage group LG21, ASM2129224v1, whole genome shotgun sequence genome:
- the LOC123959835 gene encoding uncharacterized protein LOC123959835 translates to MTSNDPRVTQKSPSWLPMLEKHDIPIVVGVGVSLAFIFISVTFYSVVQKNEPVPTSRAAQRNLGVPIRHAERRAAGRTYENRAFEDDDCVAVIEQSPNTSDTRARPPGPSLVTVQMEPMFEDLQEDTQHALDNHPVTVETYPEPILDTKIDPSLEEEKGCSLSQPSIQLQCADDWTSNRGDNRSPCQDALPPPSSLPSRSPSPSPPSRLQEGLRSSLTLQSAEACVQPIHHSLSISHGNPPLLLSHHVSLGLTTVAVDVHFYPAATASLAVGTSTHINSVSNSTSVAAPLFSSPLVNSQENDQSGARFHK, encoded by the exons ATGACCAGCAATGATCCCAG AGTAACGCAGAAATCTCCGTCATGGCTGCCCATGCTGGAAAAACATGACATCCCCATTGTGGTGGGAGTGGGTGTATCTTTAGCCTTCATCTTCATCAGTGTCACCTTCTATTCAGTCGTCCAGAAGAATGAACCTGTACCAACAAGCCGAGCAG CTCAGAGGAATCTAGGTGTCCCCATAAGACACGCTGAGCGTCGAGCTGCAGGACGTACATACGAGAACAG AGCTTTTGAAGATGACGACTGTGTGGCAGTGATTGAGCAGAGCCCCAACACATCTGACACCCGAGCCCGACCTCCAGGGCCAAGCCTGGTCACGGTGCAGATGGAGCCAATGTTTGAGGATCTTCAAGAGGACACACAACATGCTCTGGACAACCACCCAGTCACTGTAGAGACTTATCCTGAGCCCATTCTTGACACAAAG ATTGATCCCTctctggaggaggagaaaggctGCAGTTTGTCCCAGCCCAGCATCCAGCTACAGTGTGCTGATGACTGGACCAGTAACAGAGGAGATAACCGCAGCCCTTGTCAGGATGCCTTGCCTCCTCCATCATCCTTACCCTCCCGTTCACCTTCCCCGTCTCCACCATCCAGACTTCAGGAGGGCCTGCGCTCCTCACTAACCCTGCAAAGTGCTGAGGCATGTGTACAACCCATCCACCACAGTCTTAGCATCTCACATGGCAACCCGCCTCTGCTTCTTTCTCACCATGTGTCCTTGGGCCTCACTACAGTTGCAGTGGATGTCCATTTTTACCCAGCAGCCACTGCTTCATTGGCAGTAGGCACTAGCACTCATATCAACTCAGTCTCTAATTCCACTTCAGTGGCTGCACCTCTGTTCAGTTCCCCATTAGTTAACAGTCAGGAAAATGACCAGTCGGGTGCCAGATTTCATAAGTAG